One segment of Methanofastidiosum sp. DNA contains the following:
- a CDS encoding MoaD/ThiS family protein, with protein sequence MIKVVFLRDKKSVEVEARNVSEVFSKLSILGEQYVVIKNGRIVCEDEPLSSDDIIELFTVASGG encoded by the coding sequence TGATAAAGGTAGTTTTCTTACGGGACAAGAAGAGTGTCGAAGTGGAGGCTAGAAATGTCTCCGAGGTATTCTCAAAGCTATCCATATTGGGTGAGCAGTACGTCGTGATAAAAAACGGCAGGATAGTCTGCGAGGATGAGCCTTTGTCCTCTGACGATATTATTGAACTATTCACAGTTGCTTCGGGTGGTTAA
- a CDS encoding TIGR00269 family protein: MKCSRCKKDAIYFQRQSGQHYCGEHFNSYFIKKFMRGIREDQLIKKGEKVAVAVSGGKDSLTLAYLLKKLQARYPFEMEAIIVDEGISGYRRHTLDAAKSQLEKLEIDYHIESFEDNFGKTLDSFVENNKENACSTCGVLRRYILNKKARELSCTKLATGHNLDDEDQSVIMNLMRGDVIRFSRGQNYYKKISDKFVERIKPLRYFLEKEIVIFALNNKLSFDSSECPYAVYAMRGEVGKFLDRMEEVRPTTKYSLLSGYDKILPALNQCFIPESIGVCEICGEPTMDGTCMRCKILEK, encoded by the coding sequence TTGAAGTGCTCAAGGTGTAAAAAAGATGCAATCTATTTTCAGAGGCAGTCTGGCCAGCACTACTGCGGGGAGCATTTCAACAGCTACTTTATTAAGAAGTTCATGCGAGGCATAAGAGAAGACCAGCTGATAAAAAAAGGTGAAAAGGTTGCAGTTGCTGTAAGTGGCGGAAAGGATAGCTTGACCCTGGCATACCTTCTAAAGAAGCTACAGGCAAGATACCCTTTTGAGATGGAAGCTATAATCGTTGATGAGGGGATTTCTGGATATAGGCGCCATACGCTTGATGCTGCAAAATCGCAGTTAGAAAAACTAGAGATAGACTATCACATTGAATCATTTGAAGATAATTTTGGGAAGACTCTTGACTCTTTTGTTGAAAATAACAAGGAAAACGCATGCTCCACGTGTGGCGTCTTAAGAAGATATATCTTGAACAAAAAAGCAAGGGAGCTATCTTGCACGAAGCTTGCGACAGGGCACAATCTTGATGACGAAGACCAATCCGTTATAATGAATCTCATGCGGGGCGATGTAATCAGATTTTCAAGGGGTCAGAATTATTACAAAAAGATTAGTGACAAGTTTGTAGAAAGGATAAAACCCCTGCGTTATTTTTTGGAAAAGGAGATAGTCATCTTTGCACTCAATAATAAGCTCTCTTTTGACTCATCAGAGTGTCCTTACGCAGTATATGCTATGAGGGGTGAGGTGGGGAAGTTTCTTGACAGGATGGAAGAGGTAAGACCCACAACAAAATACTCTCTTTTGTCTGGTTATGATAAGATACTCCCGGCATTAAATCAGTGCTTTATCCCCGAATCAATTGGAGTTTGTGAGATATGTGGTGAGCCAACAATGGATGGCACCTGCATGAGATGCAAGATTTTGGAGAAATAA
- a CDS encoding DUF86 domain-containing protein: protein MKKNLRIFLIHILDSINLIEDYTKDKTKEEFEDSLSLQDMTIRRLEIIGEAIKNLPQEFKNNYNHIPWKKISGLRDKLIHEYFGVDIDLIWTIIVRDLPELKQNIKKL from the coding sequence ATGAAGAAGAATCTTAGGATTTTCCTAATCCATATTCTTGATAGCATAAATTTAATTGAAGATTACACTAAAGATAAAACAAAAGAAGAGTTTGAAGATTCGCTTTCTCTTCAAGACATGACTATTAGAAGACTTGAAATAATAGGTGAAGCAATAAAAAACTTACCCCAAGAATTTAAAAATAATTATAATCATATCCCTTGGAAAAAGATATCTGGGCTAAGAGATAAATTAATTCATGAATACTTTGGCGTAGATATAGATCTAATATGGACTATAATTGTAAGAGATTTGCCAGAATTAAAACAAAATATAAAAAAACTTTAA